One Anaerohalosphaeraceae bacterium DNA window includes the following coding sequences:
- the lpxD gene encoding UDP-3-O-(3-hydroxymyristoyl)glucosamine N-acyltransferase, which produces MEGGPSVREMTVAELAERLGGRLCGPGRQTVHGVNTLRDASPEEVSFLTEEKQRPLLADCRAAAVLVPQETENCRLTQIVVGNVQKALIEALKLFAPPLTSWKGVHPTAVVEPDAVLEEGVGIGPNTYIGHQVRIGAYTVIGPNCSIGERTQIGSRCRLDSNVVVYHDCRIGNFCILQSHCTIGATGFGYAFVDGRHQLIPHNGGVILEDGVEIGANSCVDRAKFGQTVVGAGTKIDNLVQVGHNVRIGRMCLLAGQVGLAGSAVLGDGVVLGGQVGVADHITVGSGAMAGAAATIVENVEPGGQVWGTPAQEIAAEKRSAVWYRRLPKLAEEVRELKKRIQQLENAKNNPA; this is translated from the coding sequence ATGGAAGGCGGACCTTCGGTTCGGGAAATGACGGTAGCGGAGCTGGCGGAACGGCTGGGGGGGCGGCTGTGCGGACCGGGACGGCAGACCGTTCACGGCGTCAATACGCTTCGGGATGCGTCGCCGGAGGAAGTGAGTTTCCTGACGGAGGAAAAGCAGCGTCCGCTGCTGGCGGATTGCCGGGCGGCGGCGGTTTTGGTTCCGCAGGAGACGGAGAACTGCCGTCTAACGCAGATTGTTGTCGGGAATGTTCAGAAGGCCCTGATTGAGGCGCTGAAGCTGTTTGCTCCGCCGCTGACGAGCTGGAAGGGTGTGCATCCGACGGCGGTTGTGGAACCGGATGCGGTTCTCGAAGAGGGCGTCGGCATCGGGCCGAATACGTACATCGGTCATCAGGTTCGCATCGGGGCCTATACGGTCATCGGGCCCAACTGCAGCATCGGGGAGCGGACACAGATTGGTTCGCGCTGCCGGCTGGACAGCAATGTGGTGGTGTATCACGACTGCCGCATCGGGAACTTCTGCATCCTGCAGTCGCACTGCACGATTGGGGCGACGGGGTTCGGATATGCGTTTGTGGACGGCCGGCATCAGCTGATTCCGCACAACGGCGGGGTGATTCTGGAGGATGGGGTGGAAATCGGGGCCAACAGCTGTGTGGACCGGGCGAAATTCGGCCAGACGGTTGTCGGGGCCGGCACGAAGATTGATAATCTGGTGCAGGTCGGGCATAATGTGCGCATCGGCCGAATGTGTCTGCTGGCCGGGCAGGTCGGGCTGGCGGGCAGTGCGGTGCTCGGGGATGGGGTCGTGCTGGGCGGACAGGTGGGGGTTGCAGACCATATCACGGTCGGCTCCGGGGCGATGGCCGGAGCGGCGGCCACGATTGTCGAGAATGTCGAGCCGGGCGGTCAGGTTTGGGGAACACCGGCGCAGGAAATCGCGGCGGAAAAGCGCTCAGCCGTGTGGTACCGGCGGCTGCCGAAACTGGCCGAAGAGGTCCGGGAACTGAAGAAAAGGATTCAGCAGCTTGAAAATGCAAAAAACAATCCGGCATGA
- a CDS encoding OmpH family outer membrane protein, producing the protein MNGHKGHGWILTAVLAGCAAWMLFQQGFAASEEKYAPARIGVVDVTKILENCKKNKQWQEKAEADRSRVQAEFQQMRKDLETLQANIKQLKPGSSDYFALMGEYEEKRAVMEGRNTFYENKFTQEMQQWMEALYSDFLKVIEMVAREKGLDMVVGKETLEMPAPTLRDFMLSVKTQKVLYSRPELDITDEVLAALDKLSN; encoded by the coding sequence ATGAACGGACACAAAGGACATGGATGGATTTTAACGGCTGTGCTGGCGGGTTGTGCGGCGTGGATGCTTTTTCAGCAGGGATTTGCAGCATCGGAGGAGAAATATGCGCCGGCTCGGATTGGGGTTGTGGATGTGACGAAGATTCTGGAGAACTGCAAAAAGAACAAGCAGTGGCAGGAAAAGGCGGAGGCGGACCGAAGCCGGGTACAGGCGGAATTTCAGCAGATGCGCAAGGACCTGGAAACCCTGCAGGCGAATATCAAGCAGCTCAAGCCCGGCAGCAGCGACTATTTTGCACTGATGGGCGAATATGAAGAGAAGCGGGCGGTGATGGAAGGGCGCAATACGTTTTACGAGAACAAGTTCACGCAGGAAATGCAGCAGTGGATGGAGGCGCTGTACAGCGATTTTCTGAAGGTGATTGAGATGGTGGCCCGGGAGAAGGGGCTGGATATGGTGGTGGGCAAGGAGACCCTGGAGATGCCGGCGCCGACGCTGCGGGATTTTATGCTGAGCGTCAAGACGCAGAAGGTGCTGTACAGCCGGCCGGAACTGGATATTACGGATGAGGTGCTGGCGGCTCTGGATAAGCTGAGCAATTAG
- the bamA gene encoding outer membrane protein assembly factor BamA, with protein sequence MRTGWLFGMVLAVWLTAESLVQAQEDQPEGLVIGSIETAGTVTLTRAQVLSTVRARVGQVFRAEQAAEDVKRLASLEGVDTAYYNAKVADGKVVLTYVIVEKNLIRSIVLQGNKKVSDSRLLSELGIKQGDYLDQFQVKSGVEKLKEYYRKKGYSQAKVTLDESRLIVGQVIFTIEEGPRTKVRKVVFEGNEAFSDEQLLKAVKTRPKKFLVFPVYWDQEQMTKDEQQLLDFYRKQGYLDIKAESSVLFSEDRKTAEVTFRVTEGPQYKVESMALSGYLFEDEEALRSELKLKPDSPFSPDRLEYDVKKIRTRYRSEGYLDVQVETVRKELEGHRVAVEQKITEGPRYRIGQITITGNRMIKDYAIRRVLDEEGFRPGSWYDGAAAAGDGKGELEKIVQQTTAAQSVTIVPSGTEPQRRDALVQIAEGQTGTIMLGAGIASDSGLIGQISLDQRNFDITDWPTSFSDLFTGKAFRGAGQRFRAMYSPGRRWTSYSVGFTEPYLYDQPLALDLAYSGFTRIRESYDEKRTGPSFGLTRRYPDDWRRGISFRFENVSVENLDDVVPSDVLDVAGDNLRLGTRFWMGLDKTDSRFRPSKGYNFDAGYEQVLGDHTYGLVTATQRWYKTLYEDLAEHKTILETKLFGGTVVGSSPTYDRFYGGGIGSIRGFRYRGISPRGENDDPIGSDWMVQGSVEAAIPLGSETFSWLLFTDAGLFESGPIRTSVGTGIQILIPQIFGPVPMRFELGAPITKDDDDETQAFSFSVGALF encoded by the coding sequence ATGCGAACAGGATGGCTTTTCGGGATGGTTTTGGCGGTATGGCTGACGGCGGAGTCCCTTGTGCAGGCACAGGAGGACCAGCCGGAGGGGCTTGTCATCGGGTCGATTGAGACGGCCGGCACCGTGACGCTCACCCGTGCACAGGTGCTGTCCACCGTGCGGGCCCGGGTGGGGCAGGTATTTCGGGCGGAGCAGGCCGCAGAGGATGTGAAGCGGCTGGCCTCGCTGGAGGGAGTGGATACGGCCTATTACAATGCCAAGGTCGCGGACGGCAAGGTGGTGCTCACCTATGTGATTGTGGAAAAGAACCTGATTCGTTCCATTGTTCTGCAGGGCAACAAGAAGGTGAGCGATTCGCGTCTGCTCAGCGAGCTGGGAATCAAGCAGGGGGATTATCTGGACCAGTTTCAGGTCAAGTCGGGGGTGGAAAAACTGAAAGAGTATTACCGGAAGAAGGGCTATTCGCAGGCGAAGGTGACGCTGGACGAGAGCCGGCTGATTGTCGGACAGGTGATTTTTACGATTGAGGAAGGCCCGCGGACCAAAGTCCGCAAGGTGGTTTTTGAAGGGAATGAGGCGTTCTCGGATGAGCAGCTGCTCAAGGCCGTCAAGACGCGTCCGAAGAAGTTTCTGGTGTTTCCGGTGTACTGGGACCAGGAGCAGATGACTAAGGATGAGCAGCAGCTGCTGGATTTTTACCGCAAACAGGGGTATCTGGACATCAAGGCGGAGTCTTCGGTATTGTTCAGTGAAGACCGAAAGACGGCGGAGGTGACGTTTCGGGTGACGGAGGGGCCGCAGTACAAGGTGGAATCGATGGCGCTCAGCGGCTATTTGTTTGAGGATGAAGAGGCGCTTCGGTCGGAGCTGAAACTGAAGCCCGATTCGCCGTTCAGTCCGGACCGGCTGGAGTATGATGTCAAGAAGATTCGCACCCGCTATCGGTCGGAAGGGTATCTGGATGTGCAGGTGGAAACGGTGCGGAAGGAGCTGGAGGGACATCGGGTAGCCGTGGAGCAGAAGATTACGGAGGGGCCGCGGTACCGCATCGGCCAGATTACGATTACCGGCAATCGGATGATTAAAGATTATGCCATTCGGCGGGTTCTGGATGAGGAAGGGTTCCGTCCGGGCAGCTGGTATGACGGGGCGGCAGCTGCGGGCGACGGGAAGGGTGAACTGGAGAAGATTGTTCAGCAGACGACGGCGGCCCAGTCGGTGACGATTGTGCCCAGCGGGACGGAACCGCAGCGTCGGGATGCGCTGGTGCAGATTGCGGAGGGGCAGACGGGAACGATTATGCTGGGAGCGGGGATTGCCAGCGACAGCGGGCTGATCGGTCAGATATCCCTGGACCAGCGGAACTTTGATATTACGGACTGGCCGACGAGCTTTTCGGATTTGTTTACCGGCAAGGCGTTTCGCGGGGCGGGTCAGCGGTTTCGGGCGATGTACAGTCCGGGCCGCCGGTGGACGAGTTATTCGGTCGGTTTTACCGAGCCGTATCTGTATGACCAGCCGCTGGCGCTGGATTTGGCATATTCCGGCTTTACGCGGATTCGGGAATCGTATGATGAAAAGCGGACCGGACCGAGTTTCGGTCTGACGCGGCGCTATCCGGATGACTGGCGGAGGGGGATTTCGTTCCGATTTGAAAATGTGAGCGTCGAAAATCTGGATGATGTGGTGCCGTCGGATGTTTTGGATGTGGCAGGCGACAACCTGCGGCTTGGGACACGGTTCTGGATGGGGCTGGACAAGACCGACAGCCGGTTTCGCCCGAGCAAAGGATATAATTTTGACGCTGGGTATGAACAAGTGCTCGGGGACCACACCTACGGCCTGGTGACGGCGACCCAGCGGTGGTATAAGACACTGTATGAGGATTTGGCCGAACACAAGACGATCCTGGAAACCAAGCTGTTCGGCGGCACGGTGGTCGGCAGCAGTCCGACGTATGACCGGTTTTACGGCGGGGGCATCGGGTCGATTCGGGGCTTTCGGTATCGCGGCATCAGCCCGCGCGGCGAGAATGATGACCCAATCGGCAGCGACTGGATGGTTCAGGGCAGTGTGGAGGCTGCCATTCCGCTGGGCAGCGAGACGTTTTCATGGCTGCTGTTTACAGATGCCGGCTTATTTGAGAGCGGGCCGATCCGCACGTCAGTCGGCACGGGAATTCAGATTTTAATTCCGCAGATTTTCGGACCGGTGCCGATGCGGTTTGAACTGGGGGCTCCGATTACCAAAGATGATGATGATGAAACGCAGGCCTTCAGTTTTTCGGTGGGGGCTCTGTTTTAA
- the dnaB gene encoding replicative DNA helicase, with protein MAQTKKPAVNNRSAGSAEGAEGVAGRKIPASPEAEAALLGSMILDPLCIGRVVEHLKADSFSLPEHQLVFEALVHLFEERREVDLVTLKDELEKQGHLAAVGGMEYVLRLAEAVPTAANYEYYMQIVQQKSILRDLAYVCQEILQDVCDPTGESDEKLDEAEKKIFQVTERKISGTAEPIRNLIYQAFEAIDARKGGTGVTGVPTGFQELDDLLGGLQYGDMIIVAGRPSMGKTSFALNMAEYIGADADLPVVIFSLEMSKQQLTERFLCSRTGLNLQMLRKGLISTEQHQQLVEEGARLSEKPIFIDDTPGLTPLMIRAKCRRLKSQYQIQAVFIDYLQLMSLGGKVESRQQEISTISRYLKSLARELAVPVVVLSQLNRAPEGREDHRPRMSDLRESGSIEQDADVILLLHRESYYRRSDGEDAAEDNTAEVIVAKQRNGPTGKIDLLFDGACTRFREKYRGSVPEDYREPPI; from the coding sequence TTGGCACAGACGAAGAAACCAGCGGTCAATAATCGCTCCGCGGGGTCTGCGGAAGGAGCGGAGGGGGTTGCGGGACGGAAAATTCCTGCATCTCCGGAGGCCGAGGCGGCCCTGCTCGGCTCGATGATTCTGGATCCGCTGTGCATCGGACGGGTGGTGGAACATCTGAAGGCGGATTCGTTTTCACTGCCGGAGCATCAGCTGGTGTTTGAAGCGCTGGTGCATCTGTTTGAAGAGCGGCGGGAAGTGGACCTGGTGACGCTGAAGGACGAGCTGGAAAAGCAGGGACATCTGGCGGCCGTGGGGGGGATGGAGTATGTGCTGCGGCTGGCGGAAGCGGTGCCGACGGCGGCCAATTATGAGTACTATATGCAGATTGTCCAGCAGAAGTCGATTCTGCGGGATTTGGCGTATGTCTGTCAGGAGATTCTGCAGGATGTCTGCGACCCGACCGGGGAAAGCGATGAGAAGCTGGATGAGGCCGAAAAGAAGATTTTCCAGGTGACGGAGCGGAAAATCAGCGGGACGGCCGAACCGATTCGCAATCTGATTTATCAGGCGTTTGAGGCGATTGACGCCCGCAAAGGAGGCACCGGTGTCACGGGGGTGCCGACAGGGTTTCAGGAGCTGGATGATTTGCTCGGCGGGCTTCAGTACGGGGATATGATTATTGTGGCGGGCCGTCCAAGCATGGGCAAGACCAGTTTTGCCCTGAATATGGCTGAATACATCGGGGCGGATGCGGACCTTCCGGTCGTGATTTTTTCTCTGGAAATGAGCAAGCAGCAGCTGACGGAGCGTTTTTTGTGCAGCCGGACGGGTCTGAACCTGCAGATGCTCCGCAAGGGGTTAATCAGCACCGAGCAGCATCAGCAGCTGGTGGAGGAAGGGGCGCGGCTGTCCGAAAAGCCGATTTTTATTGATGATACACCGGGCCTGACGCCGCTGATGATACGGGCCAAGTGCCGGCGGCTCAAGAGCCAGTATCAGATTCAGGCGGTGTTTATTGATTACCTGCAGCTGATGAGCTTGGGGGGGAAGGTCGAATCCCGCCAGCAGGAAATCAGCACGATTTCCCGCTATTTGAAGTCGCTGGCTCGGGAGCTGGCGGTTCCGGTGGTGGTGCTCAGCCAGCTGAACCGCGCTCCGGAAGGGCGGGAGGACCATCGTCCGCGGATGAGCGACCTGCGGGAAAGCGGCAGCATTGAGCAGGATGCCGATGTGATTCTGCTGCTGCATCGGGAATCGTATTATCGGCGTTCCGACGGGGAGGATGCCGCCGAGGACAATACCGCCGAGGTGATTGTAGCTAAGCAGCGAAACGGACCGACGGGAAAGATTGATTTGCTGTTTGACGGTGCGTGCACGCGGTTTCGTGAAAAATATCGGGGCTCTGTGCCGGAGGACTATCGCGAGCCGCCGATTTGA
- the rplI gene encoding 50S ribosomal protein L9, whose translation MKVLLCEDVAKLGWLGDIVEVKDGYARNYLLPQGLAVIPTEAAIRSLAEEKARRAEARRLARLEKERLSASLEGVEISLTAKANEQGHLFGSVTEADIAEALQRKGFAVSAEMVHLEAHIKEVGTRDVVIKTASDLKATVRVIVAAEEAVLGTDEETSGQ comes from the coding sequence ATGAAAGTATTACTGTGTGAAGATGTAGCCAAACTGGGATGGCTGGGTGACATTGTCGAAGTCAAAGACGGCTATGCCCGCAATTATCTGCTGCCGCAGGGGTTGGCGGTGATTCCGACGGAAGCGGCGATTCGGTCGCTGGCGGAGGAAAAGGCGCGTCGCGCCGAGGCCCGGCGTCTGGCTCGTCTTGAGAAAGAGCGGCTGAGTGCTTCGCTGGAAGGCGTTGAAATTTCCCTGACGGCCAAGGCCAACGAACAAGGGCATTTGTTCGGTTCCGTAACGGAAGCGGATATTGCCGAGGCGCTGCAGCGGAAAGGGTTTGCCGTGTCGGCAGAGATGGTGCATCTGGAAGCCCATATCAAGGAAGTGGGAACGCGCGATGTCGTCATCAAAACGGCGTCGGATTTGAAGGCGACGGTGCGGGTCATCGTGGCCGCAGAGGAAGCAGTCCTTGGCACAGACGAAGAAACCAGCGGTCAATAA